The Panacibacter microcysteis genome includes a window with the following:
- a CDS encoding SixA phosphatase family protein, with protein MKTLLLVRHAKSSWDNPSQKDFDRPLNNRGNKDAPAMAEKLAEKGVIPDALVSSTAVRALSTAKYFAKAFNYPGQNIIKTPALYEAPYDVYFDVISKFNNQFQSVAIFAHNPGITMFANKLTNTQIDNMPTCCVFAVQVETDNWSNFEQAKKTFWFIDYPKNGD; from the coding sequence ATGAAAACCTTGCTACTTGTACGTCATGCCAAAAGCAGTTGGGATAACCCATCCCAAAAAGACTTTGACCGCCCGCTGAATAACCGCGGCAACAAAGACGCTCCTGCAATGGCTGAAAAACTTGCAGAAAAAGGCGTCATACCAGATGCGCTTGTATCAAGTACGGCTGTAAGAGCATTGTCCACAGCAAAATATTTTGCAAAAGCATTTAATTACCCTGGGCAAAATATTATTAAAACACCAGCGCTATACGAGGCACCGTATGATGTGTATTTTGATGTGATCAGTAAGTTCAATAACCAATTTCAGTCTGTGGCCATCTTTGCTCATAACCCGGGCATTACCATGTTTGCGAACAAGCTTACGAATACACAGATCGATAACATGCCAACCTGCTGCGTCTTTGCTGTACAAGTTGAAACAGATAACTGGAGCAACTTTGAGCAGGCGAAAAAAACCTTCTGGTTTATTGATTATCCAAAAAATGGCGACTAA
- a CDS encoding Mrp/NBP35 family ATP-binding protein, translated as MTEQDILKALSNVQEPDLGKDLVTLNMIKDIKIDGNNVSFTIVLTTPACPVKDMMKTACINAVKILVSKEANVQVDFTSNTTTNRKDAQQLLPGVKNIIAVVSGKGGVGKSTVAANLALAFAKEGASVGLMDADIYGPSVPIMFGVRGERPMMRDVDGKGMIIPLEKYGIKLMSIGLLVDEKNAVVWRGPMASSAIRQFVTDVDWGALDYLVIDMPPGTGDIHLTLMQTVPVTGVVIVTTPQNVALADAKKGIAMFGQAQINVPIIGLVENMAYFTPQELPENKYYIFGKEGGKRLADEYDLPFLGQIPIVQSIREGGDSGVPAMIGNDALSLKAFEDFAAMAVRNIAIRNAKLPSTQMVEVVE; from the coding sequence ATGACTGAACAGGACATTCTGAAAGCGCTGAGTAACGTTCAGGAGCCCGATCTTGGTAAAGATCTGGTGACGCTGAACATGATAAAAGACATAAAAATAGATGGCAACAATGTATCATTTACCATAGTACTTACCACACCTGCATGCCCTGTAAAAGACATGATGAAAACGGCTTGTATCAATGCTGTAAAGATTCTTGTAAGCAAAGAGGCGAATGTGCAGGTAGACTTTACATCTAATACAACAACCAACCGTAAAGATGCGCAGCAACTTTTGCCGGGCGTTAAAAACATTATTGCGGTGGTAAGTGGTAAAGGTGGCGTGGGTAAAAGTACTGTTGCAGCCAATCTTGCCCTTGCATTTGCAAAAGAAGGCGCCAGTGTAGGTTTAATGGACGCTGACATTTACGGCCCCAGCGTACCTATTATGTTTGGCGTAAGGGGCGAAAGACCTATGATGAGAGATGTTGATGGCAAGGGTATGATTATTCCGCTGGAAAAGTATGGCATAAAACTAATGAGCATCGGTTTGCTGGTAGATGAAAAAAATGCCGTGGTGTGGCGCGGGCCAATGGCAAGCAGTGCCATACGTCAGTTTGTTACAGATGTAGACTGGGGCGCACTGGATTACCTGGTAATAGATATGCCACCAGGCACCGGGGATATTCACCTGACCCTTATGCAAACAGTGCCCGTAACCGGCGTGGTGATTGTTACCACGCCACAAAACGTAGCACTGGCAGATGCTAAGAAAGGGATTGCCATGTTTGGCCAGGCACAGATCAATGTGCCTATCATCGGCCTCGTAGAAAATATGGCATATTTTACCCCACAGGAGTTGCCCGAAAACAAATATTACATCTTTGGAAAAGAAGGCGGCAAAAGGCTTGCAGACGAATATGATCTGCCTTTTCTCGGCCAGATCCCCATTGTACAAAGCATCAGGGAGGGTGGTGATAGCGGTGTTCCCGCAATGATAGGCAATGATGCCCTATCGCTAAAAGCCTTTGAAGATTTTGCGGCAATGGCAGTAAGAAATATTGCTATACGCAATGCAAAATTACCTTCCACGCAGATGGTTGAAGTGGTGGAATAA
- the nudK gene encoding GDP-mannose pyrophosphatase NudK has protein sequence MSKVIITENKVLSDNWYVLRKITYEKKSRNGSLITATREAYDRGNGAVIMPYDVYNGTVILTRQFRLPTFINGNESGLLIEACAGLLDKDDAETCIRREAEEEIGYKLENVTRIFDAYMSPGSVTEIIYFFIGAYNSSMKVHEGGGVIEEHEDIEVLELPFEEAYGMISTGDIRDGKTIMLLQYLKVNIFNTQ, from the coding sequence ATGTCAAAAGTGATCATCACAGAAAATAAAGTTTTATCCGATAACTGGTACGTTTTAAGAAAAATTACTTATGAAAAAAAAAGCCGGAACGGTTCCCTTATTACTGCCACCAGGGAAGCTTATGACCGGGGCAACGGAGCCGTTATTATGCCATACGATGTATACAACGGAACGGTAATACTCACGAGGCAATTCCGTTTACCCACGTTTATCAATGGCAACGAGTCGGGGTTGCTAATTGAGGCCTGTGCCGGTTTGTTGGATAAAGACGATGCCGAAACATGCATCAGGCGCGAAGCTGAAGAAGAAATAGGCTATAAGCTGGAAAACGTAACCAGGATATTCGATGCATATATGTCGCCGGGGTCGGTTACTGAAATAATATATTTTTTTATCGGCGCTTACAATTCATCAATGAAAGTGCACGAAGGTGGCGGAGTAATTGAAGAACATGAAGACATTGAAGTACTGGAATTACCTTTCGAAGAAGCTTACGGTATGATCTCAACCGGCGACATAAGAGATGGAAAAACGATCATGCTTTTACAATACCTCAAAGTGAATATTTTTAATACGCAATAG
- a CDS encoding MarR family transcriptional regulator, with amino-acid sequence MKLEQAIQSTKFRSEVQKAGLNILYTAWWLKTMMSKSLKEYGLTHEQYNVLRILKGRFPQQMCVRDIACRMIEKNSNVPRIIDRLELKKLVKRNTSAEDKRETVITITQAGMNMLEITTEKINKIYDSTISMNNEDAAALNALLEQLRTNES; translated from the coding sequence GTGAAACTTGAGCAAGCCATACAAAGTACAAAATTCAGGAGCGAAGTGCAGAAAGCAGGATTGAACATTTTATATACAGCGTGGTGGCTGAAAACAATGATGAGTAAATCATTAAAAGAGTACGGTCTTACGCATGAGCAGTATAATGTGCTCAGGATATTGAAAGGCCGTTTTCCACAGCAAATGTGTGTAAGAGATATAGCATGCCGCATGATAGAGAAAAATTCAAACGTGCCGCGTATCATAGACAGGCTAGAGCTGAAAAAACTGGTAAAGCGTAATACCTCTGCAGAAGATAAAAGAGAAACAGTAATTACCATTACACAGGCTGGCATGAATATGCTGGAAATAACAACAGAAAAAATTAATAAAATATACGATTCAACAATCTCTATGAACAATGAGGATGCAGCAGCGTTAAATGCTTTGCTGGAACAGCTGAGAACAAATGAATCATAA
- a CDS encoding DUF4290 domain-containing protein has translation MEYNTSRSHMVMREYGRHIQNMVDYVLTIEDPKKRQQQAQVVIELMGFLNPHLKNVEDFRHKLWDHLFFMSDFKLKVDSPYPIPEKATYKAKPAPLPYPKRYPKYSHLGKNLELVIDKALKEDNAEKKAGFAHAIAYYMKLSYSNWHKELVHDDNIRSELNAITGGELEFSNTPYIKHRNQNFERDDYGRGSARSNDRDRGGRQQSYMSNGRNNNGGRNMGGRDRDRDRDNRGGGGRSPGGRDNRDSRGGGGNGNNRNQNFKKRFK, from the coding sequence ATGGAATATAACACGTCGAGAAGCCACATGGTGATGCGTGAATACGGCAGGCATATTCAGAATATGGTTGATTACGTATTAACTATTGAAGACCCCAAAAAACGCCAGCAACAGGCACAGGTAGTGATCGAACTGATGGGATTCTTAAACCCACACCTGAAAAATGTAGAAGATTTCAGGCATAAGCTATGGGATCATCTCTTTTTTATGAGCGACTTTAAACTGAAAGTTGACAGCCCATACCCAATTCCAGAAAAAGCAACGTATAAGGCCAAGCCGGCTCCATTGCCTTATCCAAAACGTTATCCAAAATATTCCCACCTGGGAAAAAACCTTGAGCTGGTAATTGATAAGGCGCTGAAGGAAGACAATGCTGAAAAGAAAGCTGGTTTTGCGCATGCCATTGCATACTACATGAAACTCTCTTACAGCAACTGGCATAAAGAACTGGTGCATGATGACAATATCCGTTCGGAATTGAATGCTATAACAGGTGGCGAGCTGGAATTCAGCAATACACCTTACATAAAACACCGCAACCAGAATTTTGAGCGCGATGATTATGGAAGAGGCAGTGCACGCAGCAACGACAGAGATCGTGGTGGAAGGCAGCAAAGCTACATGAGCAATGGGCGCAACAATAATGGCGGCAGAAACATGGGTGGAAGAGATCGCGACAGAGACAGGGATAACCGCGGCGGTGGTGGCAGAAGTCCGGGTGGCCGGGATAACCGTGATAGCCGCGGAGGTGGCGGAAACGGAAATAACAGGAACCAGAATTTTAAGAAGCGTTTTAAATAA
- a CDS encoding MBL fold metallo-hydrolase has product MQIIPLSEGVFTIDKTKIFVPFDLDNDELQQRPVGSLLVEVQPFVVVTSKDVLLLDTGLGFSRNGTLQLYANLKAANIAPESITKVLMTHLHKDHAGGVSVKDKLGNYQLSFPKATYYVQKKEMEFAMETGFPSYMAEEISMLQYGQNVVFLDGDGTIDEYISYHITGGHSPYHQVYWIKEKNETIFFGGDDAPQLQQMKNKFIAKYDYDGKKCMELRQQWWQTGREENWTFLFYHDVKTPYYNAQTAGTSSNAE; this is encoded by the coding sequence ATGCAAATAATCCCGCTGTCAGAAGGTGTCTTCACCATAGATAAAACAAAAATCTTTGTACCATTCGACCTGGATAACGACGAACTGCAGCAAAGACCAGTTGGAAGCCTGCTGGTAGAAGTACAGCCATTTGTTGTTGTTACATCGAAAGATGTACTGCTGCTGGACACGGGGCTTGGCTTTTCCAGGAATGGCACGTTGCAGTTGTATGCAAATCTTAAAGCCGCCAACATAGCCCCGGAAAGTATTACCAAAGTATTGATGACACACCTGCATAAAGACCATGCCGGTGGCGTGAGTGTGAAAGACAAGCTTGGTAACTATCAACTCTCTTTTCCCAAAGCCACATATTACGTACAAAAGAAAGAGATGGAGTTTGCAATGGAGACCGGTTTTCCATCTTACATGGCTGAGGAAATTTCGATGCTGCAATACGGGCAAAATGTAGTGTTCCTGGACGGAGATGGAACCATTGATGAATATATCTCTTACCACATTACCGGGGGCCACAGCCCTTACCACCAGGTGTACTGGATAAAAGAAAAAAATGAAACTATCTTTTTTGGTGGTGATGATGCACCGCAACTGCAACAGATGAAAAATAAATTTATAGCCAAATACGACTACGACGGTAAAAAGTGTATGGAATTACGCCAGCAGTGGTGGCAAACCGGGCGGGAGGAAAACTGGACCTTCCTGTTTTACCATGATGTAAAAACACCTTACTATAATGCCCAAACGGCCGGCACCAGCAGCAACGCTGAATAA
- a CDS encoding glycosyltransferase, translating into MTSKLSKKVLVAPLDWGLGHASRCIPLISTLQKEGCNIVIAASGAQQYLLQREFPNLEFITLKGYSVSYTRHKRFFSAKILWQIPKILLRIRQEHKWIAKIVEEKKIDLIISDNRYGLYSTKVPCVFITHQLTIKAPAAWMEKLMQRVNYRFINRFTQCWVPDFAGEKNIAGILSHPQQMPVIKTCYLGPLSRFSYKPAEVYLYKYLFVISGPEPQRTMLQNLVLEILPKLDGNIMLVLGLPEKNDTYTASENVIIKSHLDTAALEQAFLQSEFIVSRSGYTTVMELLALRKKAILVPTPGQTEQEYLAHRLMEQHWCYTCSQHDDLAEHIQQATTFGFESPGFEQPLYEKVVKESLGKYCKSQ; encoded by the coding sequence TTGACATCCAAACTTTCAAAAAAAGTGCTGGTTGCACCGCTTGACTGGGGCCTGGGTCACGCTTCACGCTGTATTCCTTTGATCAGTACCCTCCAAAAAGAGGGATGTAACATCGTGATAGCGGCTTCAGGTGCTCAACAATATTTGCTTCAAAGAGAATTTCCAAACCTGGAGTTTATAACATTGAAAGGTTATAGTGTTAGTTATACCAGACATAAACGCTTTTTCAGTGCAAAAATATTGTGGCAGATTCCAAAAATTCTCCTAAGAATCAGGCAGGAACATAAATGGATTGCTAAAATCGTTGAAGAAAAGAAGATTGATCTTATCATAAGCGATAACCGCTACGGGTTGTATAGTACAAAAGTGCCCTGTGTTTTCATCACGCACCAGCTAACAATAAAAGCACCTGCAGCCTGGATGGAAAAACTGATGCAACGGGTAAACTACCGCTTTATAAACAGGTTTACGCAATGCTGGGTTCCGGATTTTGCAGGTGAAAAAAACATTGCCGGTATATTATCGCATCCGCAACAAATGCCTGTTATAAAAACCTGTTATCTCGGGCCGCTTTCAAGATTCAGTTATAAACCGGCAGAAGTTTACCTGTACAAATACCTGTTTGTTATATCAGGTCCTGAGCCACAACGCACAATGTTGCAAAACCTCGTGCTGGAGATATTGCCAAAGCTTGATGGCAATATAATGCTAGTCTTGGGACTGCCAGAAAAAAATGACACCTATACTGCTTCTGAAAATGTTATTATAAAAAGCCATCTTGATACTGCTGCACTTGAACAGGCATTTTTGCAAAGTGAATTTATTGTCAGCAGGTCTGGCTATACAACCGTAATGGAATTGCTGGCTTTGAGGAAAAAAGCAATCCTTGTTCCCACCCCTGGACAGACCGAACAGGAATACCTGGCACACAGGCTTATGGAACAACACTGGTGTTATACCTGCAGCCAGCATGATGATCTTGCAGAGCACATCCAACAAGCAACCACTTTTGGCTTTGAGTCACCCGGTTTTGAGCAACCGCTGTATGAAAAGGTGGTGAAGGAATCTTTAGGCAAGTATTGTAAATCCCAATAA
- a CDS encoding NADPH-dependent FMN reductase: MNIEIISGSPRQESLSRRVAVFLQRYMREKTEHNINLIDVREWSLPLLQQEVFTSVERTPEALQPLAKRMFDADAFIMVTPEYNGSYTPALKNLFDHFPKQTHKTFGIVTASPGIMGGMRATQQMQLLINALFGIGSPHMLVTPMVDKKFNAEGNLTDLSFQKNVDVFVSEFLWLAEALAPELQPAQ; this comes from the coding sequence ATGAACATAGAGATTATATCAGGAAGTCCGAGGCAGGAGAGTTTATCACGCAGGGTAGCGGTCTTCCTCCAGAGATATATGCGTGAGAAAACGGAACATAACATTAACCTGATAGATGTAAGAGAATGGTCTTTGCCGTTATTGCAGCAGGAAGTCTTTACAAGTGTGGAGCGTACCCCTGAAGCACTGCAACCACTTGCCAAACGCATGTTCGACGCTGATGCGTTTATCATGGTTACGCCCGAATACAACGGCAGCTACACCCCGGCACTAAAAAACCTTTTTGATCATTTTCCCAAGCAGACGCATAAAACTTTTGGCATCGTAACAGCATCGCCGGGTATTATGGGTGGCATGCGCGCTACACAACAAATGCAATTACTCATCAATGCATTGTTTGGCATAGGATCGCCGCATATGCTGGTTACACCTATGGTAGATAAAAAATTTAACGCCGAAGGCAATCTTACAGATTTGTCTTTTCAAAAAAATGTCGATGTCTTCGTAAGTGAATTTCTCTGGCTCGCAGAAGCACTGGCGCCTGAACTTCAGCCGGCACAATAA
- a CDS encoding DeoR/GlpR family DNA-binding transcription regulator produces the protein MNFEERKREILKLTEAHSSVSVAMLAKNLHTSAITIRRDLAVLAGNGLLYRTHGGAMKVNEAVATAGYIDKSIINAQAKDVICKKAATFIKDGDIIFMDCGSTVSRLCAYIKYRKIRVVTNSLPVVYELMNSSVQLTVTGGQVDKERRAIHGVMALEQIARYKCDKAFIGVDGISLAKGLSAKTEKEAGVTKAIASGAGEVFLLCDSGKLEKDQYFQFGSLNMINYLVTDGNADKKLLQRYTKRGIHVIV, from the coding sequence ATGAATTTTGAAGAAAGGAAGCGGGAAATTTTAAAACTTACCGAAGCGCATAGCAGCGTAAGCGTTGCAATGCTTGCGAAAAACCTGCATACGTCTGCCATTACGATCAGGCGGGATCTTGCCGTACTGGCCGGGAACGGCCTGCTCTACAGAACCCATGGCGGCGCCATGAAAGTAAACGAGGCAGTTGCAACCGCAGGTTACATTGATAAATCAATAATTAATGCACAGGCAAAAGACGTGATCTGTAAAAAAGCGGCAACGTTTATAAAAGACGGCGATATAATATTTATGGATTGCGGCAGCACTGTATCAAGATTGTGCGCTTACATTAAGTATCGAAAAATAAGAGTTGTGACCAACTCTTTACCGGTTGTATACGAACTGATGAACAGCAGTGTTCAACTCACTGTTACAGGAGGGCAGGTAGATAAGGAACGCAGGGCGATACATGGCGTAATGGCCCTTGAGCAAATAGCGCGGTATAAATGTGATAAAGCTTTTATTGGTGTAGACGGCATCTCTCTTGCCAAAGGGTTATCTGCAAAAACAGAAAAAGAAGCTGGTGTTACAAAGGCAATTGCTTCAGGTGCAGGAGAGGTATTCCTGCTTTGCGATTCAGGCAAGCTCGAAAAGGATCAGTATTTCCAGTTTGGATCATTAAATATGATCAACTACCTGGTAACAGACGGTAATGCCGACAAAAAGCTTTTACAGCGTTATACAAAGCGGGGAATACATGTAATTGTTTAG
- a CDS encoding amidophosphoribosyltransferase yields the protein MSDEIKHECGLAFIRLRKPFSYYLQKYGTVMYGLNKLYLLMEKQHNRGQDGAGIAAVKLNVEPGHPYLFRTRSNAPQPIADIFFKLGQEIKELEKYQPDIKQHPGLMKGHVPALGELLLGHLRYGTQGKNNVEFCHPFIKRNLIPGRNIALAGNFNLVNTEELFALINVDPGEFQRQSDLAAMMEVVHHFLSKEDDKSPNAPDIATVLRKATPLFDGGYTIGGLIGNGNSFVMRDAHGIRPAYYYIDDEVIVAASERASIRTSFNVGENEVLELMPGNALIIDDKGSYRVEQILDPKERRACSFERIYFSRGSDEKIYRERIALGHHLSKAVLESVEYDLKNTIFSYIPNTAEVAFFGLVKGMEDYLNKRKLERILSWGNEIDSEKLEEIINRKIRQEKIAIKDVKLRTFITEDSGRNEMVQHVYDITYGTVRRDQDTLVVIDDSIVRGTTLKESIVRMLARLNPKRIIVVSSAPQIRYPDCYGIDMSKLGDFIAFRAAIELLKEKGQEDVLHSVYEKIKELQRNNQLHTENVVRQIYKPFSTEEISAKIAQLITPKDVTLPVEVIYQTIEDLHDSCPTNTGDWYFTGNYPTPGGNRVVNKAFINYYEGKNVRGY from the coding sequence ATGAGCGACGAAATAAAACATGAATGCGGGTTAGCCTTCATTCGCCTCCGAAAGCCTTTCTCTTATTATCTCCAGAAATATGGAACAGTAATGTACGGTCTAAATAAACTGTACCTGCTGATGGAAAAACAGCATAACCGTGGCCAGGATGGTGCCGGTATTGCTGCTGTAAAACTAAATGTAGAGCCAGGTCACCCATATTTGTTCAGAACCCGTAGCAATGCTCCTCAGCCAATAGCAGACATTTTTTTTAAACTGGGGCAGGAAATAAAAGAGCTGGAAAAATACCAGCCCGATATCAAACAACATCCCGGCTTAATGAAAGGTCATGTACCTGCACTGGGTGAATTGCTGCTCGGCCATCTCCGTTATGGTACACAGGGTAAGAACAATGTCGAATTCTGTCACCCGTTTATTAAAAGAAATCTTATCCCCGGCAGAAATATTGCACTTGCAGGCAACTTCAACCTTGTAAATACAGAAGAATTATTTGCGCTCATTAACGTAGACCCCGGCGAGTTTCAGCGCCAGAGCGATCTTGCAGCAATGATGGAAGTAGTGCATCATTTTCTAAGCAAAGAAGACGACAAAAGTCCCAATGCGCCGGATATTGCAACTGTTCTCAGGAAAGCCACACCACTCTTCGATGGTGGTTATACCATCGGTGGTCTTATTGGCAATGGGAACAGCTTTGTTATGCGTGATGCGCATGGCATAAGACCGGCTTATTATTACATAGATGACGAAGTAATTGTTGCCGCCAGCGAGCGTGCTTCTATACGCACCTCGTTCAACGTGGGCGAAAATGAAGTGCTTGAGTTAATGCCTGGCAATGCACTTATCATAGACGATAAAGGAAGCTACAGGGTAGAGCAGATACTCGATCCCAAAGAAAGAAGAGCCTGTAGCTTCGAGCGTATTTATTTCAGCCGCGGTAGCGATGAAAAAATTTACAGGGAGCGTATTGCACTTGGTCACCATCTTAGTAAAGCCGTGCTTGAATCTGTAGAGTACGACCTGAAAAATACCATCTTCTCTTACATACCCAATACTGCAGAAGTAGCTTTTTTCGGCCTGGTAAAAGGCATGGAAGACTACCTTAATAAACGCAAGCTCGAACGTATTTTAAGCTGGGGTAACGAGATTGACTCTGAAAAGCTTGAAGAGATCATCAATCGTAAAATAAGACAGGAGAAAATTGCCATCAAAGACGTAAAACTGCGCACCTTCATCACCGAAGATTCCGGCAGAAACGAAATGGTACAACACGTTTACGATATTACCTACGGTACTGTGCGCAGAGACCAGGATACGCTTGTTGTAATAGACGACAGTATTGTGCGTGGCACAACACTCAAAGAAAGCATTGTACGTATGCTGGCAAGGTTAAATCCAAAACGCATCATCGTGGTTTCTTCGGCACCGCAAATACGCTACCCGGATTGTTATGGCATCGATATGAGTAAACTTGGCGATTTTATCGCATTCCGCGCAGCCATCGAATTACTCAAAGAAAAAGGCCAGGAAGATGTGTTGCACAGTGTATACGAGAAAATAAAAGAACTGCAGCGCAATAACCAGTTGCATACAGAAAATGTGGTGCGGCAGATTTATAAGCCATTTTCTACAGAAGAGATCTCGGCAAAAATTGCACAGCTTATCACGCCAAAAGATGTTACACTTCCCGTAGAGGTCATTTACCAAACGATTGAAGATCTCCACGATAGTTGTCCAACCAATACCGGCGATTGGTATTTCACCGGCAATTATCCAACGCCGGGCGGTAACCGCGTGGTAAATAAAGCGTTTATCAATTATTACGAGGGTAAAAATGTAAGGGGTTATTAG
- a CDS encoding carboxypeptidase-like regulatory domain-containing protein: MKRLLQYFTIAFSILSTFNAAAQDRNAQDSVIQLYGVVMTADSLRAIESASVIVENKGRGTLTNYQGVFSIVVLKGDNIRFSCVGFKDKIISIPDNLEGNQYSVIQLMVSDTAYLPATILKPRPTRAQFERDFVNVEVPADQIEIARKNTDDATRRALIAALPADGREAVNANIRRQSQRLYYQGQQQPINLLNPFAWAEFIEAWKRGDFKKKD, from the coding sequence ATGAAGCGACTTCTACAATATTTTACTATTGCCTTTTCTATTCTTTCAACTTTCAATGCTGCCGCGCAGGACCGCAATGCACAGGATTCTGTAATACAGTTGTATGGCGTGGTTATGACGGCCGATAGCCTGCGGGCAATTGAATCTGCCAGTGTTATTGTAGAGAATAAAGGTCGCGGTACGCTAACCAATTACCAGGGCGTATTTTCAATTGTTGTGCTCAAAGGCGATAATATCCGTTTTTCCTGCGTGGGCTTCAAGGATAAGATCATCAGCATCCCCGATAACCTGGAAGGCAATCAGTACAGCGTAATACAGCTAATGGTGAGTGATACAGCCTATTTGCCTGCTACCATATTAAAACCGAGACCCACCAGGGCACAGTTTGAACGCGACTTTGTAAATGTGGAAGTACCTGCCGACCAGATTGAGATAGCAAGAAAAAATACCGATGATGCCACCCGAAGGGCACTTATAGCTGCCTTACCTGCAGATGGCCGCGAGGCAGTAAATGCCAACATACGCAGGCAATCGCAAAGGTTGTATTACCAGGGTCAGCAGCAACCTATTAACCTCCTAAACCCGTTTGCATGGGCTGAGTTCATAGAAGCCTGGAAACGGGGTGATTTTAAAAAGAAAGATTAA
- a CDS encoding YceI family protein: MATYKVDPSHSEVTFKVKHLMITNVTGTFAKFDATLTADKEDFTDAKVTFEADIDSISTNNEQRDGHLKGDDFFNAEQFPKMTFESTAISKKNDEEYELDGNLTIRDITKPVKLDVAYGGTMTDPWGQTKAGFEITGKINRKEFGLKWTAVTEAGGIVVSDDVRLNVQVQMVKQ; encoded by the coding sequence ATGGCAACGTACAAAGTAGATCCATCACACTCTGAGGTTACTTTTAAAGTAAAACACCTCATGATTACCAATGTAACCGGAACATTTGCAAAATTCGATGCAACCCTTACTGCAGATAAAGAAGATTTTACTGATGCGAAAGTTACGTTCGAAGCTGATATAGACAGCATTAGTACCAATAACGAACAGCGAGATGGTCATTTAAAAGGCGATGACTTCTTCAATGCAGAACAGTTTCCAAAAATGACCTTCGAATCAACAGCTATCTCAAAAAAGAATGATGAAGAATATGAACTGGATGGCAATCTCACCATCCGGGATATTACCAAACCGGTAAAACTTGATGTGGCTTACGGCGGTACAATGACAGACCCGTGGGGCCAGACAAAGGCAGGATTTGAAATAACAGGCAAAATAAACCGTAAAGAATTTGGCTTAAAGTGGACCGCAGTAACAGAGGCCGGCGGTATAGTGGTAAGTGATGATGTGCGTTTGAATGTGCAGGTACAGATGGTGAAACAGTAA
- a CDS encoding pirin family protein — protein sequence MQYIIHRKEDRGTKDIGWLVSKFSFSFSSYYSPVKKGFGLLHTFNDDVVKPGGGFGLHPHTNMEIVSIMLQGKMNHKDSMGFSDIVEKDWVQIMSAGRGLKHEEYNIGEEDVQFLQIWIEPKLQNIEPRYQRRNFSRENRKNLLKTVVSNEEGQEHCWINQNAKISLGYFDAGHTITYTLNPLNKCVYIFVMEGAVSVANETIGKRDAIGVWETGNISLQTAEASSFIVIEIPINH from the coding sequence ATGCAATACATCATTCATCGGAAAGAAGACCGCGGCACCAAAGATATTGGCTGGCTTGTCAGCAAATTTTCCTTTAGCTTTTCATCTTACTATAGTCCTGTAAAGAAAGGGTTTGGCCTGCTGCATACATTCAATGACGATGTAGTTAAACCTGGCGGCGGCTTTGGTTTGCACCCGCATACCAATATGGAAATTGTAAGTATCATGTTGCAGGGTAAAATGAACCACAAAGATTCAATGGGCTTTAGCGATATTGTTGAAAAAGACTGGGTGCAGATTATGAGTGCGGGCAGAGGGCTTAAACACGAAGAGTATAATATTGGCGAGGAAGATGTACAGTTCCTGCAAATATGGATTGAACCAAAACTGCAGAACATAGAGCCACGCTACCAGCGTAGAAATTTTTCACGGGAAAACCGCAAAAATTTATTGAAAACAGTAGTCAGCAACGAAGAAGGACAGGAGCACTGCTGGATCAATCAGAATGCAAAAATTAGCTTGGGCTATTTTGATGCAGGCCATACAATAACCTACACATTAAACCCATTGAACAAATGCGTTTACATCTTTGTAATGGAAGGCGCTGTATCTGTGGCGAATGAAACCATTGGCAAAAGAGATGCGATTGGTGTATGGGAAACCGGTAATATCTCATTGCAAACTGCTGAAGCATCATCATTTATTGTAATAGAAATACCCATCAATCATTGA